TGTGTATATCCACCAGTTAGTTCGTGATAAACACGGCAAAAAAATGTCAAAATCTCTAGGGAACGGAATCGATCCATTGGAAATTATTCAGGAGTTTGGAGCCGATCCTATGAGATTCACCCTCGCCATGCTTGCAGCACAGGGTCGTGATATAAAGCTCGATCCCAGATTCTTTGATTCGTATAAAAAGTTTGCTAACAAGATCTGGAATGCCACGAGGTTTGTCGTTATGAATCTTGAGGGTTATGAAGCGGAGAAAATAGATAATCTTAAACTCGAACTCGAAGATCGATGGATTCTCTCACGCCTTCAGCGCACAATTGAAGAAGTCACAGAAGCTCTAGAAAATTATGATTTCAATGTAGCTGCAAAAAAAATATATTCTTTCTTTTGGAATGAGCTCTGTGACTGGTACATAGAGAGCGTAAAAGAACGGCTAAAAGGTTCCAAAGATAGCAGGAAAGTAGCGCAGAATGTTCTTGTCAAGGTACTCGATGATTCACTGAGGCTTTTGCACCCATTTATGCCATTTATAACGGAAGAACTCTGGCAAAAATTGCCTGTGGATGGTGATGCGCTTATCGTTAGCCACTGGCCAGAAACCCGAAAAGAACTGATAGATGACGCAGCGGAATCCTCTTATCGTCGACTGATGGATATTGTCAGGGGAATACGAAACATCAAAGCAGAGATGAATATACCACCTTCATCGAAAGTAAATATAAATTATGTGGGAGATTCAATCGATGAAAAGTTTGCCCTGATGATTTCTTCACTCTCAAATTCCAACCCTCTTATAAAGCAGGATGAGAAAATCACTGGAAGCGTAGCCGCGTATACTTCAGAAGATTTCACTGTTTATGTTGAGCTGGGTGAGATAGATCTTGATACTGAGTTGAAGCGCCTCGAAAAGAAGATGGCCAATCTCTCAACCGAAGTTCAGAGACTAAGCAAAAAGCTAAGTAACAGAAAATTCTTAGAAAATGCTCCTGAGGAAGTAGTCGAAGAAACAAAAGACAAACTCATGGAAACAAGAGCTGCATTGGAAAGGGTCCAAAATCTCATAGAGGATTTGAAGGTTTAAAGCATGAATTACAAAAAGGCTATTGAATACCTCTACAATTCGAGACCGTACGGCAAGATAAAGTACGGTCTCTTTCGTATGGAAGAACTGATGGACAAGTTGGGGAAGCCTCAGAATAGCTACCCCATCATTCATATCACCGGTACCAATGGAAAAGGAAGCGTTGCTGCAATGATTACCTCTATTTTGATAGAGATGGGTTTCAAAGTAGGGCTGAATATTTCTCCCCATATAATTTCATTCAAAGAGAGATTCCAGATAAACAGGAATTTGATCGCTGAGGATGAGGTAGTAACTCTACTTGAGGAAATTAGACCATATCTGGAAAAAATGGATGCGAAAGGAGAAGAATTTGCTCCAAGTTTTTTTGAAGTTATTACTGCAATGGCATTTCTCTATTTCAAGATGAAAAATGTAGACATAGCGGTTGTTGAAGTCGGACTTGGAGGCAGGTATGATGCAAGTAATGTTATCGAAAAACCTTTGGTGTCGATAATCACAACCGTGGGACTTGATCATCACAAAATACTCGGAAATACGGAAGAAGAGATATCTAGCGAAAAAGCAGGTATAATAAAGTCAGGGAGACCGGTAGTTTCGGGTGTTACCAGACCTTCTATAAGAAGAAGAATAGAGGATATCGCCAGAAAAAATAACTCCCGGGTTTACTTTTTCTGGAGGGATTTCCAGACATATCTTGTAGAATTAAAACCTGGAAACAATTTATTCCACTACGAAGGAAAGTGCCGTTATGAAAATTTGTCACTGTCGCTTAACGGTATTCATCAACTACAAAATGCGGGCGTAGCGATCAAAGCTCTCGAAGTAGTAAGTGATGAACTTGGGATAAAACTCAAGGAAGATACTTTGAAGAGAGGTCTTTCAAATACAACCTGGCCAGGAAGGTTTGAAAAACTAACTTATATGGGCAAAGATCTTATTCTCGATGGTGCTCACAATCCTGAAGGTACACGCACTTTCATTGAAAGTGTCCGTAGATATTTCGGGGAAAAGAAAATAAGATTGCTCTTTGGTGCCCTGGATGATAAAGATTACAAAAGAAGCATACAACTACTATCGACAATAGCCGACGAAGTTATTGTAACACGGGTGAGCAGTCACAGAAGCACCTCACCTGAAAATATTTACAGAGTGTGGAAAACGTATGTGGATAACGTGAAGTATATTGATAAACCTAAAGAGGCCCTTGAAGAACTCTTAAAAACGAGCAGAAACCTTGTGTTTTGTGTAGGCTCGCTTTACCTTGTCAGCGAAATCAGACAGTTAATACTTGGGGGAGAGGAAAATGCTTGAAGGACTCGAAGGTACAGTCGTTAAAATAAGAGAGAACTATATCCTGGTCAAATCAGGGCCTTTCACATTCGGAATGAACTGCTCGATTTCAACTACTGAAAGGCTGAAAGTAGGAGAACATTATAACTTCAATACTTACCTGGCTTTCTATCAGGACAGAGCTCCAGAGCTATATGGCTTCGTATCAACAGAAGAACTCGAAGTTTTTTCAGCACTTATCAAGGCTAACAAGATCGGCCCCAGACTAGCGTTGAAAATTCTTTCCGGTACCACTCCGGATAAACTGAAAGCATTGATTGCAAGCAGAAATATTGAAGGGCTTTCCAACTTACCTGGCCTCGGGAAAAAAACAGCAGAGCGCTTGATAGCGGAAATTGGACATCTTTTTGAGAATGAGAAAATTGGTGAGAGCCTTGCGTCGAATGATTCACGTGTGGATGACGCACTCAACGCACTCGTTTCTCTGGGATTCGACCGACGCATATCCAGCAGGGTCCTCTCAGATATATTGAAAGTTACTCCTGATATTGAAGTAAATGAATTAATTAAGGAAGCGTTAAAAAAGATTCGTTAAGAATAGATTTTCTCTTTTGATACAAAAAGCCATTAATTAAAATATAACATCTAAAAGGGGGGAGCAGCTATGAAAGCGATTGTGTTGGCGGCGGGCCTCGGCAAAAGAATGAACTCTAATCAACCAAAAGTAACCCACAAGATTCTCGATAAAGCAATGATTAACTGGGTGCTTTCTGCAGTTTTTAATGCTGGAATAGCACCTGAAGATACAATAGTAGTAACCGGTTATAAGGCTGAGACGGTGGAGGCTATCTTGCCAGAAGGTGTAAAAACCGTAAGACAGCTCGAACAGCTCGGAACTGGACACGCAGTAATGCAGGTTCTGGAATCTGTAGAACTTGAGGGTAAAGTCCTTGTTTTACCAGGAGATGTTCCGCTTATCAGAGCAGCTACTCTTAGAAATCTAATGGAAAAACTGGCTGAAGGTCTGGAGGTTGTAGTTCTAACGACGGAGTTAAACGAGCCGGCTGAGTACGGAAGGGTGATTTCCAAGAACGGGAGAGTGCGTATAGTAGAAGCGAAAGATGCCACTCCAGAAGAGAAAAAAATCAAAGAAATTAACACCGGGATTTACGTTTTCAGCGCTGAGTT
This genomic interval from Kosmotoga pacifica contains the following:
- the ruvA gene encoding Holliday junction branch migration protein RuvA codes for the protein MLEGLEGTVVKIRENYILVKSGPFTFGMNCSISTTERLKVGEHYNFNTYLAFYQDRAPELYGFVSTEELEVFSALIKANKIGPRLALKILSGTTPDKLKALIASRNIEGLSNLPGLGKKTAERLIAEIGHLFENEKIGESLASNDSRVDDALNALVSLGFDRRISSRVLSDILKVTPDIEVNELIKEALKKIR
- a CDS encoding bifunctional folylpolyglutamate synthase/dihydrofolate synthase, yielding MNYKKAIEYLYNSRPYGKIKYGLFRMEELMDKLGKPQNSYPIIHITGTNGKGSVAAMITSILIEMGFKVGLNISPHIISFKERFQINRNLIAEDEVVTLLEEIRPYLEKMDAKGEEFAPSFFEVITAMAFLYFKMKNVDIAVVEVGLGGRYDASNVIEKPLVSIITTVGLDHHKILGNTEEEISSEKAGIIKSGRPVVSGVTRPSIRRRIEDIARKNNSRVYFFWRDFQTYLVELKPGNNLFHYEGKCRYENLSLSLNGIHQLQNAGVAIKALEVVSDELGIKLKEDTLKRGLSNTTWPGRFEKLTYMGKDLILDGAHNPEGTRTFIESVRRYFGEKKIRLLFGALDDKDYKRSIQLLSTIADEVIVTRVSSHRSTSPENIYRVWKTYVDNVKYIDKPKEALEELLKTSRNLVFCVGSLYLVSEIRQLILGGEENA